One genomic window of Glycine soja cultivar W05 chromosome 9, ASM419377v2, whole genome shotgun sequence includes the following:
- the LOC114425359 gene encoding nucleolin 1-like isoform X1 — translation MDNKSDPKAGATAVPPPRIGKREGENEDEQQVNAKKHKRHEVAEEQRIMDEIVSDDSFEDFEPDKNPEAKKDSLSKQEKKGKPDSANCSSSLESLADGSEEGKGNMDIDEGNHSEECNEETLEKMQVLPVKSSENSEKGIEEKDPKAPQENPKILATPNERNAGSKTIVTRNLSYSVERADLENLFKECGEIVDVRLHTDAEGRFRGFGHVEFATAEAAQNALQLNNTELLRCRIRVVIAPQKNKHRSFHVISSNSSHSFQRSEGTQPVKGSEISGDCEQETEPKLIATCKEPSATSKAIYAKNLAYSMEQDDMEYLFKNCGEIVSIHLHTDHNGRFKGYGHVEFATTEAAQKALELNNTVYLGRRVGVFIAKGKGEYTSNRSNWSKSFHQSEQTKPIKSTESSEYCEEEVEGKASNSSWESSKRVATLKEQNAPSKTIYVKNLSYRVERADMENLFKECGKIVDVHLHRNPDGRLNGFGQVEFATAEAAKKALELHNTELLRRPIGVDLAEEKGEYTYSRSNWSNSFQKCERDQSPTVFVTGFDSSLPAEKIKASLEEHFGSCGEIQRISIPTFHDSGAVKGFAHLGFKDVVSVRKALHLDQNELGGFHLRVEKAKPRRENQGIGGGRGGGGGHQFGGRDGSGYTSRMGWGRSGGGGWHSLHFSDEGTGSWLREMIINIGLRNWF, via the exons ATGGACAATAAATCAGATCCCAAA GCTGGTGCTACTGCTGTGCCACCTCCCCGAATTG GGAAGagagagggtgagaatgaagatGAGCAGCAAGTCAATGCAAAGAAGCATAAGAGACATGAGGTTGCAGAGGAGCAAAGGATTATGGATGAAATTGTTTCAGATGATTCCTTTGAAGATTTTGAACCAGATAAG AATCCTGAAGCTAAAAAAGACTCCCTCAGTAAACAGGAGAAGAAAGGCAAACCTGATAGTGCTAACTGTTCCAGTTCTTTGGAGTCATTGGCTGATGGTTCTGAGGAGGGTAAA GGTAATATGGATATTGATGAGGGTAATCATTCTGAAGAATGTAATGAAGAAACACTAGAGAAGATGCAAGTTTTG CCTGTAAAAAGTTCAGAGAACAGTGAGAAAGGAATTGAGGAAAAAGACCCTAAAGCTCCTCAAGAAAAT CCTAAAATTCTAGCtacaccaaatgaacgaaatgCTGGATCGAAGACAATAGTTACTAGAAACTTGTCATACAGTGTGGAACGAGCTGATTT GGAAAATCTTTTCAAAGAGTGTGGAGAAATTGTTGATGTTCGTCTACATACGGATGCTGAAGGGAGGTTTAGAGGCTTTGGACATGTTGAGTTTGCAACAGCAGAAGCAGCACAAAAC GCTCTTCAGTTAAATAATACAGAATTGTTAAGATGTCGAATCAGAGTTGTTATAGCTCCACAAAAGAATAAGCATAGAAG TTTCCATGTTATTTCTAGCAACTCGAGTCACTCATTTCAAAGGAGTGAAGGAACTCAGCCTGTGAAAGGTTCAGAGATTTCAGGGGACTGTGAACAAGAAACTGAG CCAAAACTAATTGCTACTTGCAAAGAACCAAGTGCTACATCAAAGGCAATATATGCTAAAAACTTGGCATACAGTATGGAGCAGGATGATat ggaatatcttttcaaaaattgtggAGAAATTGTTAGTATCCACCTACATACAGATCATAACGGGCGGTTTAAAGGCTATGGACATGTTGAGTTTGCAACCACAGAAGCTGCACAAAAA GCTCTTGAATTGAATAATACAGTATATCTGGGACGTCGTGTTGGAGTTTTTATAGCTAAAGGAAAGGGTGAATATACCTCCAATAGAAG caACTGGAGCAAGTCATTCCACCAGAGTGAACAAACTAAGCCCATCAAAAGTACAGAGAGTTCAGAGTACTGTGAGGAAGAGGTTGAGGGAAAAGCCTCCAATAGTTCTTGGGAAAGT TCTAAAAGAGTAGCTACTTTGAAAGAACAAAATGCTCCATCAAAGACAATATATGTCAAAAACTTGTCATACAGAGTGGAACGGGCTGATAT GGAAAATCTTTTCAAAGAATGTGGAAAAATTGTTGATGTTCATCTACATAGGAATCCTGATGGGAGGTTAAATGGCTTTGGACAAGTTGAGTTTGCAACAGCAGAAGCTGCAAAAAAA GCTCTTGAGTTGCATAATACAGAATTGTTGAGACGTCCCATTGGAGTTGATTTGGCTGAAGAAAAAGGTGAATATACCTACAGTAGAAG CAACTGGAGCAACTCATTCCAGAAGTGTGAAAGAGATCAGTCTCCAACTGTATTTGTGACGGGTTTTGATAGTTCCCTTCCGGCAGAAAAG ATAAAAGCTAGCCTAGAAGAACATTTTGGTTCTTGTGGAGAGATTCAAAGGATATCAATTCCGACATTTCATGATTCTGGTGCTGTTAAGGG gTTTGCTCACTTGGGGTTCAAGGATGTTGTCAGTGTGAGGAAAGCTCTACATCTTGATCAAAATGAGTTAGGAGGTTTCCACTTGAGAGTCGAAAAAGCAAAGCCTCGACGTGAAAACCAGGGTATAGGTGGTGgtagaggtggtggtggtggtcatCAGTTTGGTGGAAGGGATGGAAGTGGCTATACCAGCAGAATGGGTTGGGGACgaagtggtggtggtgggtGGCATTCTCTTCATTTTTCTGATGAAGGCACAG GGAGTTGGTTAAGGGAGATGATAATAAATATAGGTCTTAGAAATTGGTTTTAA
- the LOC114425359 gene encoding nucleolin 1-like isoform X3, with translation MVPLPVKSSENSEKGIEEKDPKAPQENPKILATPNERNAGSKTIVTRNLSYSVERADLENLFKECGEIVDVRLHTDAEGRFRGFGHVEFATAEAAQNALQLNNTELLRCRIRVVIAPQKNKHRSFHVISSNSSHSFQRSEGTQPVKGSEISGDCEQETEPKLIATCKEPSATSKAIYAKNLAYSMEQDDMEYLFKNCGEIVSIHLHTDHNGRFKGYGHVEFATTEAAQKALELNNTVYLGRRVGVFIAKGKGEYTSNRSNWSKSFHQSEQTKPIKSTESSEYCEEEVEGKASNSSWESSKRVATLKEQNAPSKTIYVKNLSYRVERADMENLFKECGKIVDVHLHRNPDGRLNGFGQVEFATAEAAKKALELHNTELLRRPIGVDLAEEKGEYTYSRSNWSNSFQKCERDQSPTVFVTGFDSSLPAEKIKASLEEHFGSCGEIQRISIPTFHDSGAVKGFAHLGFKDVVSVRKALHLDQNELGGFHLRVEKAKPRRENQGIGGGRGGGGGHQFGGRDGSGYTSRMGWGRSGGGGWHSLHFSDEGTGSWLREMIINIGLRNWF, from the exons ATGGTACCCCTG CCTGTAAAAAGTTCAGAGAACAGTGAGAAAGGAATTGAGGAAAAAGACCCTAAAGCTCCTCAAGAAAAT CCTAAAATTCTAGCtacaccaaatgaacgaaatgCTGGATCGAAGACAATAGTTACTAGAAACTTGTCATACAGTGTGGAACGAGCTGATTT GGAAAATCTTTTCAAAGAGTGTGGAGAAATTGTTGATGTTCGTCTACATACGGATGCTGAAGGGAGGTTTAGAGGCTTTGGACATGTTGAGTTTGCAACAGCAGAAGCAGCACAAAAC GCTCTTCAGTTAAATAATACAGAATTGTTAAGATGTCGAATCAGAGTTGTTATAGCTCCACAAAAGAATAAGCATAGAAG TTTCCATGTTATTTCTAGCAACTCGAGTCACTCATTTCAAAGGAGTGAAGGAACTCAGCCTGTGAAAGGTTCAGAGATTTCAGGGGACTGTGAACAAGAAACTGAG CCAAAACTAATTGCTACTTGCAAAGAACCAAGTGCTACATCAAAGGCAATATATGCTAAAAACTTGGCATACAGTATGGAGCAGGATGATat ggaatatcttttcaaaaattgtggAGAAATTGTTAGTATCCACCTACATACAGATCATAACGGGCGGTTTAAAGGCTATGGACATGTTGAGTTTGCAACCACAGAAGCTGCACAAAAA GCTCTTGAATTGAATAATACAGTATATCTGGGACGTCGTGTTGGAGTTTTTATAGCTAAAGGAAAGGGTGAATATACCTCCAATAGAAG caACTGGAGCAAGTCATTCCACCAGAGTGAACAAACTAAGCCCATCAAAAGTACAGAGAGTTCAGAGTACTGTGAGGAAGAGGTTGAGGGAAAAGCCTCCAATAGTTCTTGGGAAAGT TCTAAAAGAGTAGCTACTTTGAAAGAACAAAATGCTCCATCAAAGACAATATATGTCAAAAACTTGTCATACAGAGTGGAACGGGCTGATAT GGAAAATCTTTTCAAAGAATGTGGAAAAATTGTTGATGTTCATCTACATAGGAATCCTGATGGGAGGTTAAATGGCTTTGGACAAGTTGAGTTTGCAACAGCAGAAGCTGCAAAAAAA GCTCTTGAGTTGCATAATACAGAATTGTTGAGACGTCCCATTGGAGTTGATTTGGCTGAAGAAAAAGGTGAATATACCTACAGTAGAAG CAACTGGAGCAACTCATTCCAGAAGTGTGAAAGAGATCAGTCTCCAACTGTATTTGTGACGGGTTTTGATAGTTCCCTTCCGGCAGAAAAG ATAAAAGCTAGCCTAGAAGAACATTTTGGTTCTTGTGGAGAGATTCAAAGGATATCAATTCCGACATTTCATGATTCTGGTGCTGTTAAGGG gTTTGCTCACTTGGGGTTCAAGGATGTTGTCAGTGTGAGGAAAGCTCTACATCTTGATCAAAATGAGTTAGGAGGTTTCCACTTGAGAGTCGAAAAAGCAAAGCCTCGACGTGAAAACCAGGGTATAGGTGGTGgtagaggtggtggtggtggtcatCAGTTTGGTGGAAGGGATGGAAGTGGCTATACCAGCAGAATGGGTTGGGGACgaagtggtggtggtgggtGGCATTCTCTTCATTTTTCTGATGAAGGCACAG GGAGTTGGTTAAGGGAGATGATAATAAATATAGGTCTTAGAAATTGGTTTTAA
- the LOC114425359 gene encoding nucleolin 1-like isoform X2 — MDNKSDPKAGATAVPPPRIGKREGENEDEQQVNAKKHKRHEVAEEQRIMDEIVSDDSFEDFEPDKNPEAKKDSLSKQEKKGKPDSANCSSSLESLADGSEEGKGNMDIDEGNHSEECNEETLEKMQVLPVKSSENSEKGIEEKDPKAPQENPKILATPNERNAGSKTIVTRNLSYSVERADLENLFKECGEIVDVRLHTDAEGRFRGFGHVEFATAEAAQNALQLNNTELLRCRIRVVIAPQKNKHRSFHVISSNSSHSFQRSEGTQPVKGSEISGDCEQETEPKLIATCKEPSATSKAIYAKNLAYSMEQDDMEYLFKNCGEIVSIHLHTDHNGRFKGYGHVEFATTEAAQKALELNNTVYLGRRVGVFIAKGKGEYTSNRSNWSKSFHQSEQTKPIKSTESSEYCEEEVEGKASNSSWESSKRVATLKEQNAPSKTIYVKNLSYRVERADMENLFKECGKIVDVHLHRNPDGRLNGFGQVEFATAEAAKKALELHNTELLRRPIGVDLAEEKGEYTYSRSNWSNSFQKCERDQSPTVFVTGFDSSLPAEKIKASLEEHFGSCGEIQRISIPTFHDSGAVKGFAHLGFKDVVSVRKALHLDQNELGGFHLRVEKAKPRRENQGIGGGRGGGGGHQFGGRDGSGYTSRMGWGRSGGGGWHSLHFSDEGTGRKTHSYS, encoded by the exons ATGGACAATAAATCAGATCCCAAA GCTGGTGCTACTGCTGTGCCACCTCCCCGAATTG GGAAGagagagggtgagaatgaagatGAGCAGCAAGTCAATGCAAAGAAGCATAAGAGACATGAGGTTGCAGAGGAGCAAAGGATTATGGATGAAATTGTTTCAGATGATTCCTTTGAAGATTTTGAACCAGATAAG AATCCTGAAGCTAAAAAAGACTCCCTCAGTAAACAGGAGAAGAAAGGCAAACCTGATAGTGCTAACTGTTCCAGTTCTTTGGAGTCATTGGCTGATGGTTCTGAGGAGGGTAAA GGTAATATGGATATTGATGAGGGTAATCATTCTGAAGAATGTAATGAAGAAACACTAGAGAAGATGCAAGTTTTG CCTGTAAAAAGTTCAGAGAACAGTGAGAAAGGAATTGAGGAAAAAGACCCTAAAGCTCCTCAAGAAAAT CCTAAAATTCTAGCtacaccaaatgaacgaaatgCTGGATCGAAGACAATAGTTACTAGAAACTTGTCATACAGTGTGGAACGAGCTGATTT GGAAAATCTTTTCAAAGAGTGTGGAGAAATTGTTGATGTTCGTCTACATACGGATGCTGAAGGGAGGTTTAGAGGCTTTGGACATGTTGAGTTTGCAACAGCAGAAGCAGCACAAAAC GCTCTTCAGTTAAATAATACAGAATTGTTAAGATGTCGAATCAGAGTTGTTATAGCTCCACAAAAGAATAAGCATAGAAG TTTCCATGTTATTTCTAGCAACTCGAGTCACTCATTTCAAAGGAGTGAAGGAACTCAGCCTGTGAAAGGTTCAGAGATTTCAGGGGACTGTGAACAAGAAACTGAG CCAAAACTAATTGCTACTTGCAAAGAACCAAGTGCTACATCAAAGGCAATATATGCTAAAAACTTGGCATACAGTATGGAGCAGGATGATat ggaatatcttttcaaaaattgtggAGAAATTGTTAGTATCCACCTACATACAGATCATAACGGGCGGTTTAAAGGCTATGGACATGTTGAGTTTGCAACCACAGAAGCTGCACAAAAA GCTCTTGAATTGAATAATACAGTATATCTGGGACGTCGTGTTGGAGTTTTTATAGCTAAAGGAAAGGGTGAATATACCTCCAATAGAAG caACTGGAGCAAGTCATTCCACCAGAGTGAACAAACTAAGCCCATCAAAAGTACAGAGAGTTCAGAGTACTGTGAGGAAGAGGTTGAGGGAAAAGCCTCCAATAGTTCTTGGGAAAGT TCTAAAAGAGTAGCTACTTTGAAAGAACAAAATGCTCCATCAAAGACAATATATGTCAAAAACTTGTCATACAGAGTGGAACGGGCTGATAT GGAAAATCTTTTCAAAGAATGTGGAAAAATTGTTGATGTTCATCTACATAGGAATCCTGATGGGAGGTTAAATGGCTTTGGACAAGTTGAGTTTGCAACAGCAGAAGCTGCAAAAAAA GCTCTTGAGTTGCATAATACAGAATTGTTGAGACGTCCCATTGGAGTTGATTTGGCTGAAGAAAAAGGTGAATATACCTACAGTAGAAG CAACTGGAGCAACTCATTCCAGAAGTGTGAAAGAGATCAGTCTCCAACTGTATTTGTGACGGGTTTTGATAGTTCCCTTCCGGCAGAAAAG ATAAAAGCTAGCCTAGAAGAACATTTTGGTTCTTGTGGAGAGATTCAAAGGATATCAATTCCGACATTTCATGATTCTGGTGCTGTTAAGGG gTTTGCTCACTTGGGGTTCAAGGATGTTGTCAGTGTGAGGAAAGCTCTACATCTTGATCAAAATGAGTTAGGAGGTTTCCACTTGAGAGTCGAAAAAGCAAAGCCTCGACGTGAAAACCAGGGTATAGGTGGTGgtagaggtggtggtggtggtcatCAGTTTGGTGGAAGGGATGGAAGTGGCTATACCAGCAGAATGGGTTGGGGACgaagtggtggtggtgggtGGCATTCTCTTCATTTTTCTGATGAAGGCACAG
- the LOC114425361 gene encoding isoliquiritigenin 2'-O-methyltransferase-like isoform X3, with protein MMSSKENEEDDTYLSALTLCFSRIFPAILNAAVDLNLFDIIDKAESSTLSASEIASLLPNPHPQLANRLERILPVLASYSLLNCSIRTTEDGVRERLYALSPIGQYFASDDDGGSLGPLSSLFHRGYFHVLKDVKDAIVDPNNNNHFENVHGIPPYDYMEKNAELNDIFYKAVIHAAPLELKRALKLYKGFEGVSTLVDVGGGAGETLKQILPKYPSMKGINFDLPLVIQKAPPHPGIEQIAGDMFESVPTGDAILVKFVCHNWADEDCIKFLRNFHKALPQHGKVIVFEYIIPEVPNPSYISKHTCTLDNVMFLAHGGRERTQKEFENLCKSSGFSKFHVASSDISSTLGVMEFYK; from the exons ATGATGAGTTCCAAAGAAAATGAGGAGGATGACACTTACCTCTCAGCTTTGACACTATGTTTCAGCCGAATTTTTCCGGCAATCTTGAACGCTGCTGTTGATCTGAATTTGTTTGATATCATAGACAAGGCAGAGAGTTCAACTTTGTCAGCCTCTGAGATTGCTTCTTTGCTTCCAAATCCACACCCTCAATTGGCTAATAGGCTTGAACGCATATTGCCGGTGTTGGCAAGTTACTCTCTTCTCAATTGCTCCATTCGCACCACTGAAGATGGTGTGAGAGAGAGACTCTATGCTCTCTCACCAATTGGTCAATACTTTGCCTCTGACGACGATGGAGGCTCTTTGGGTCCTCTCTCAAGCTTATTTCATCGTGGATATTTTCACGTCTT GAAGGATGTAAAGGATGCAATTGTGGACCCTAACAACAATAACCATTTTGAAAATGTGCATGGAATACCACCATATGATTATATGGAGAAAAATGCTGAGCTGAATGACATTTTTTACAAAGCAGTAATTCACGCTGCCCCACTAGAATTGAAAAGGGCACTCAAACTATACAAAGGATTTGAGGGAGTGTCAACACTTGTTGATGTAGGAGGTGGAGCTGGAGAGACCCTGAAACAGATTCTCCCAAAATATCCTTCAATGAAaggaattaattttgatttgccTCTGGTGATTCAAAAAGCACCACCTCACCCAG GTATAGAGCAAATTGCAGGAGATATGTTTGAAAGTGTTCCAACTGGTGATGCCATTTTAGTGAAG TTTGTATGTCACAATTGGGCTGATGAAGATTGTATAAAGTTTTTAAGAAACTTTCACAAAGCCTTGCCACAACATGGAAAAGTGATTGTTTTCGAATATATAATACCAGAAGTCCCGAATCCAAGCTATATATCCAAGCATACTTGTACTCTCGACAATGTCATGTTTTTAGCACATGGTGGAAGGGAAAGAACTCAGAAGGAATTTGAGAACTTGTGCAAGAGCTCTGGTTTTTCCAAGTTTCATGTAGCAAGTAGTGACATCTCATCTACGTTAGGAGTAATGGAATTCTATAAGTAG
- the LOC114425361 gene encoding isoliquiritigenin 2'-O-methyltransferase-like isoform X1, translating to MSSNSRESQVHPEIAKVEDPYLSAVLLCFSRVLPAVLNAAIDLNLFDIIAKAQSSCDSSFSASEIASLLPNQHPQLANRLERILPLLASYSLLNCSIRTNEDGKRERVYALSPVGAYFAFDKDEGSSLAPLSSLIHRGFHDMWKDVKDAIVDPNNNNHFENVHGIPPYDYMEKNAELNDIFYKAVIHAAPLELKRALKLYKGFEGVSTLVDVGGGAGETLKQILPKYPSMKGINFDLPLVIQKAPPHPGIEQIAGDMFESVPTGDAILVKFVCHNWADEDCIKFLRNFHKALPQHGKVIVFEYIIPEVPNPSYISKHTCTLDNVMFLAHGGRERTQKEFENLCKSSGFSKFHVASSDISSTLGVMEFYK from the exons atgagttcCAATTCCAGAGAGAGTCAAGTTCACCCAGAAATAGCAAAGGTCGAGGATCCTTACCTCTCTGCTGTGTTACTTTGCTTTAGCCGGGTCCTCCCTGCAGTCCTAAATGCAGCTATTGATCTCAATTTGTTTGATATCATAGCAAAGGCACAGAGTTCATGTGACTCAAGTTTCTCAGCCTCTGAGATTGCTTCTTTGCTTCCAAATCAACACCCACAATTGGCTAATAGGCTTGAACGCATATTACCTTTGTTGGCCAGTTATTCTCTTCTAAATTGCTCCATTCGCACAAATGAAGATGGTAAGAGAGAAAGAGTTTATGCTCTCTCACCCGTTGGTGCATACTTTGCATTTGATAAGGATGAAGGAAGTTCTTTGGCTCCTCTCTCTTCTTTAATCCATCGCGGATTTCATGACATGTG GAAGGATGTAAAGGATGCAATTGTGGACCCTAACAACAATAACCATTTTGAAAATGTGCATGGAATACCACCATATGATTATATGGAGAAAAATGCTGAGCTGAATGACATTTTTTACAAAGCAGTAATTCACGCTGCCCCACTAGAATTGAAAAGGGCACTCAAACTATACAAAGGATTTGAGGGAGTGTCAACACTTGTTGATGTAGGAGGTGGAGCTGGAGAGACCCTGAAACAGATTCTCCCAAAATATCCTTCAATGAAaggaattaattttgatttgccTCTGGTGATTCAAAAAGCACCACCTCACCCAG GTATAGAGCAAATTGCAGGAGATATGTTTGAAAGTGTTCCAACTGGTGATGCCATTTTAGTGAAG TTTGTATGTCACAATTGGGCTGATGAAGATTGTATAAAGTTTTTAAGAAACTTTCACAAAGCCTTGCCACAACATGGAAAAGTGATTGTTTTCGAATATATAATACCAGAAGTCCCGAATCCAAGCTATATATCCAAGCATACTTGTACTCTCGACAATGTCATGTTTTTAGCACATGGTGGAAGGGAAAGAACTCAGAAGGAATTTGAGAACTTGTGCAAGAGCTCTGGTTTTTCCAAGTTTCATGTAGCAAGTAGTGACATCTCATCTACGTTAGGAGTAATGGAATTCTATAAGTAG
- the LOC114425361 gene encoding isoliquiritigenin 2'-O-methyltransferase-like isoform X2 has translation MMSSKENEEDDTYLSALTLCFSRIFPAILNAAVDLNLFDIIDKAESSTLSASEIASLLPNPHPQLANRLERILPVLASYSLLNCSIRTTEDGVRERLYALSPIGQYFASDDDGGSLGPLSSLFHRGYFHVLKDVKDAIMDPNNNDHFQNVHGMPPYQYMKTDEELNKLFNKALAQTGPPAMKMLLKLYKGFEQVSTLVDVGGGVGETLKQIIFEYPSIKGINFDLPQVVQDAPPYPGIEHVEGDMFESVPKGDAILLKLVCHNWLDEDCVKFLRNCHKALPQHGKVIVIDYIIPEVPDSSKISMQTCVADSLMFLVTSGKERTEKEFESLCRNSGFSRFHVACRDSPSVLSVIEFYK, from the exons ATGATGAGTTCCAAAGAAAATGAGGAGGATGACACTTACCTCTCAGCTTTGACACTATGTTTCAGCCGAATTTTTCCGGCAATCTTGAACGCTGCTGTTGATCTGAATTTGTTTGATATCATAGACAAGGCAGAGAGTTCAACTTTGTCAGCCTCTGAGATTGCTTCTTTGCTTCCAAATCCACACCCTCAATTGGCTAATAGGCTTGAACGCATATTGCCGGTGTTGGCAAGTTACTCTCTTCTCAATTGCTCCATTCGCACCACTGAAGATGGTGTGAGAGAGAGACTCTATGCTCTCTCACCAATTGGTCAATACTTTGCCTCTGACGACGATGGAGGCTCTTTGGGTCCTCTCTCAAGCTTATTTCATCGTGGATATTTTCACGTCTT GAAGGACGTAAAGGATGCAATTATGGACCCTAACAACAACGACCATTTCCAAAATGTCCACGGAATGCCTCCTTATCAATATATGAAGACAGACGAAGAACTTAATAAACTATTTAACAAAGCATTGGCCCAAACTGGCCCTCCTGCAATGAAAATGCTCCTTAAACTATACAAAGGATTTGAGCAAGTATCAACATTGGTTGATGTTGGAGGTGGAGTAGGCGAGACCCTAAAACAGATTATCTTTGAGTACCCTTcaatcaaaggaattaattttgatttgccTCAAGTGGTACAAGATGCACCACCCTATCcag GGATAGAACATGTTGAAGGAGATATGTTTGAAAGTGTTCCAAAGGGTGATGCCATTTTACTAAAG CTTGTATGTCACAATTGGTTAGACGAAGACTGTGTAAAGTTTTTAAGGAATTGCCACAAAGCTTTGCCACAACATGGGAAGGTGATTGTTATAGACTATATAATTCCAGAAGTTCCGGATTCAAGCAAAATTTCTATGCAAACTTGTGTTGCTGATAGTCTCATGTTTTTAGTGACAAGTGGAAAGGAAAGAACTGAGAAAGAATTTGAGAGCTTGTGCAGGAATTCTGGATTTTCTAGATTTCATGTTGCATGTAGAGATTCACCGTCGGTTCTTTCAGTGatagaattttataaataa